Proteins encoded together in one Chitinophaga sp. LS1 window:
- the nusA gene encoding transcription termination factor NusA, protein MASINLIESFTEFKEAENIDRPTLMKVLEDVFKTLLRKKYGSDENFDVIVNTEKGDLEILRRRTIVNDGEVEDDNAQIAYSEAILVEPDYQVGEDLYEEVEIMDFGRRAILAAKQTLSARIGDLKKNILVKKYADRVGEIVTGEVYQVWKKEVLLLDDERNELILPKSEQIPTDYFKKGENVRAVVKKVEMKNNAPLIILSRTHPTFLAKLLEIEVPEIFDGLIVIKKIVREPGERAKVAVESYDDRIDPVGACVGMKGSRIHGIVRELRNENIDIINYTANIQLLIQRALTPARISRMEIDNENKYASVFLKADQVSLAIGKKGVNIKLACELTGYEIDVFRDEEQEQAEYDIDLSEFSDEIEEWVLDELKRIGCDTARSVLDLTVEELVRRSDLEEETVKDVRRILQEEFDKE, encoded by the coding sequence GCTTCTCCGTAAAAAGTATGGCTCTGATGAGAATTTTGACGTGATTGTAAATACTGAGAAAGGTGACCTGGAAATATTGCGCCGCCGTACCATTGTTAATGATGGTGAGGTAGAAGATGATAATGCACAGATCGCTTATTCTGAAGCCATTTTAGTAGAACCGGATTACCAGGTAGGTGAGGATTTGTACGAGGAAGTTGAGATCATGGATTTTGGCCGCAGAGCCATCCTGGCTGCTAAGCAGACATTGTCTGCACGTATCGGTGACCTGAAAAAGAACATTTTAGTAAAGAAATATGCGGATAGGGTAGGTGAAATTGTAACAGGTGAAGTCTACCAGGTTTGGAAAAAAGAAGTTTTATTGCTTGATGATGAAAGGAATGAGTTAATTTTACCTAAATCTGAACAGATTCCTACCGATTATTTCAAGAAAGGTGAAAATGTAAGGGCAGTAGTAAAAAAAGTGGAGATGAAGAACAACGCTCCGCTCATCATTCTCTCCCGCACCCATCCTACCTTCCTCGCTAAATTGCTGGAAATTGAAGTTCCGGAGATCTTTGACGGCCTGATTGTAATCAAGAAAATCGTTCGTGAGCCCGGAGAAAGAGCTAAAGTGGCAGTTGAATCATATGACGACCGTATCGACCCTGTTGGCGCCTGTGTGGGTATGAAAGGAAGCCGTATCCATGGCATAGTACGTGAACTGCGAAACGAAAATATTGATATCATTAACTATACTGCGAATATTCAACTGTTGATCCAGCGTGCGTTAACACCTGCGCGTATCAGCCGCATGGAAATAGATAATGAGAATAAATACGCATCCGTTTTTTTAAAGGCAGATCAGGTATCTCTGGCTATCGGTAAAAAAGGGGTAAATATTAAATTGGCCTGTGAATTGACCGGATATGAAATAGATGTATTCCGTGATGAGGAACAAGAGCAGGCTGAGTACGATATTGACCTTTCCGAATTCTCAGATGAGATCGAAGAATGGGTACTGGATGAACTCAAACGTATTGGTTGTGATACCGCCCGTAGCGTATTAGACCTGACTGTTGAAGAATTGGTACGTCGTTCTGATCTGGAAGAAGAAACTGTAAAGGACGTGAGAAGGATCCTGCAGGAAGAATTTGACAAAGAGTAA